From the Rhinoderma darwinii isolate aRhiDar2 chromosome 12, aRhiDar2.hap1, whole genome shotgun sequence genome, one window contains:
- the LOC142664607 gene encoding tyrosinase-like produces MFTLCTLFALFLGAVHSQFPRSCTTTAAFRTKTCCPLWEDGSPCGSLSGRGGCKNDVVFTSLAVGKVRQSYDDRLDWPRYYFDNTCKCFGNYSGYNCGRCKYGYYGDKCDRQNTVVRKEIRQLSFLERKRFFSYLALAKVTKSVDFVILTTGDRHHRDTYRFVDASIFDVFSWIHYYSMKPILINGTFDNSKNYAHQGPAFPGWHRLGLMFLERQIQLLTGDEDFAIPYYDWRGEKNCSICTNEFLGASNEQGFLDDNSHFAFWKSICSGFNYADAICQTAGDECQMERLHRKPGADPRVKALPSFQDVENTLKWKDFDRPPYNVTSRRSFRNALEGFLRSSDGMTLERNMHNLVHIYFGGTMSQVPISSNDPIFLLHHGFIDKIFEEWLQRYNGTPNDYPENDELGQGPDECATPYFPCYRNKDFLCSSSTLGYKYSKYQGM; encoded by the exons ATGTTTACACTGTGTACATTATTTGCTCTTTTCCTTGGTGCGGTCCACAGTCAGTTCCCCAGATCCTGTACCACAACTGCAGCATTTCGGACAAAAACGTGCTGCCCACTATGGGAGGATGGCAGCCCATGCGGGTCACTATCCGGACGTGGCGGGTGCAAGAACGATGTTGTTTTTACGTCACTGGCTGTGGGAAAAGTTCGCCAGTCTTATGATGATCGTCTGGACTGGCCGCGCTATTATTTCGACAACACTTGCAAATGCTTTGGAAACTACAGCGGCTACAATTGTGGCCGGTGCAAATACGGTTACTATGGAGACAAGTGCGATCGCCAGAATACCGTGGTCCGGAAGGAGATTCGCCAGCTCTCGTTTTTGGAAAGGAAGAGATTCTTCAGTTACTTGGCTTTGGCCAAAGTCACAAAAAGTGTGGATTTTGTGATCCTGACCACGGGGGACAGACACCACAGGGACACGTACCGCTTTGTGGACGCCTCCATCTTTGACGTTTTTTCTTGGATCCATTATTACTCCATGAAGCCCATTCTGATCAATGGCACATTTGATAATTCCAAAAACTACGCTCACCAGGGTCCGGCCTTCCCTGGTTGGCATCGTCTGGGTCTCATGTTCTTGGAGAGGCAAATCCAGCTCCTGACGGGAGACGAAGACTTCGCTATTCCTTATTATGACTGGAGGGGAGAAAAAAACTGCTCCATCTGCACCAATGAATTCCTGGGAGCGAGTAATGAACAGGGCTTCCTGGATGACAACTCCCACTTTGCTTTTTGGAAA TCTATTTGCAGTGGGTTCAATTATGCTGACGCCATTTGCCAAACTGCTGGTGACGAGTGCCAGATGGAGAGACTGCACAGGAAGCCTGGCGCAGACCCCCGGGTCAAAGCACTCCCCTCCTTCCAAGATGTGGAGAACACCCTCAAATGGAAAGACTTTGATAGACCCCCGTACAATGTGACATCCCGGAGGAGCTTCCGGAATGCTTTAGAAG GATTTCTGAGGTCGTCAGATGGGATGACACTGGAGCGTAATATGCACAACTTGGTTCACATTTACTTTGGGGGAACAATGTCCCAGGTCCCCATCTCCAGCAATGACCCCATCTTCCTGCTGCATCACGGCTTTATTGACAA GATATTTGAAGAGTGGCTGCAGAGATATAACGGGACCCCCAACGACTACCCAGAAAATGATGAGCTGGGACAAGGTCCCGATGAATGCGCCACCCCCTACTTTCCCTGTTACAGGAACAAGGATTTTCTTTGCAGCTCATCTACCCTGGGATACAAATACTCCAAGTATCAAGGAATGTAA